From the genome of Deltaproteobacteria bacterium:
CGGATCGCGTACTGGGTCGACGGCTACGCAGAAGCCCGGAACGAGGCTGCGGTCGGTACGGTCGCGCTCGACAAGTTCGGCCAGCCGATCGGCGAGCTCGTCGACGACTGCAAGGCGACGCCCAAGGAAACGCTCTGGCAGAAGCTGAAGAAGCATCTCTAGCAGCGGGCGTTCGAGGACCGCCCCGCCGGCTGCCGGTGGGGCGCGCCTGCGCCGTACCTGCGTGCCGCCGGCATGCCCAGCCCGGGCCCGCAGCGGGAGCGACCTCCTCGGGCCCTCTAGGCCCGCCCCGCCAGCAGCGCGTCGCGTGCGACGACCAGGAGCGTCCCCGCCGCGCCGAGCATCGACAGGCCCGCCCCGGGTACGGCGATGAACTCGAGCGCCTCCTTCGCGGCGCCGGTGCTCCCGAGGCCGGGCGCCTTCAACGCGGCCCAGAGCCAGAAGGAGGAGTAGAGCAGAGCGCCGGCTCCGAAGGCCAGTGCGCTCAGGCAGGCCAGCAGCCCGCGCCGGCTCAGGAGGACCAATGCGGCGATCGCCGCCATGGCGGCGGTGCCGATGGCTCCGCCGTGTAGGTGGGCGCGCTGCAGGTACTCCCACGACTTGGCGACGACCGCGTCCTTCTTGGCGACGTCACCGTGGTACACCGTGTCGAGCACGGCGGTGCCCGAGCTCTCGAGCACCTGCTTGATCTGGTCTTCGGCGGCGCCGAAGACGCCGCCCAGGCCGAAGCCGAGCAGGATCGCCAGGAGCGCGAGCAGGATGCCGACGGAGAACGGCTTCGGAATCGGATCGACGGCGAGAGACATGGAGATCCTCCTCGGAATGCGCGACGAGTCCTGGCTCGATCGCTCGGGTGCGCGCACGACCTCGGGGGCGAACGCCACCTTCGCGGCGGGCGGGCCTCCGTTCCGCAGCGGACGCCCGCGTAGCCTACCATGCCGCGCAGCGCAGAATGCTGGCGCTCCCCCCGGCTCGCAACCGTCGGCTGCACGACTCCGTGGCCGTCGGGTTCGCGTGACGGGAAGAACCACCACCCGGTGACCTTCGAGGGCTTCCCGATCTCTCCGGCATCGCCGGCTCCCTCGCGGATGATCGCGCCCGGCCGCGCAGTGGGGGGCAGGCGGCTCCAGCGGGAGCCCTGCTCCCGGCGCCCTTCTCGGCGCGCTTCCTACTGGTGGTCGGGTGCTTCCTGCAGACGCTCCGCTGCCTCCAGAGCCGCAGGCA
Proteins encoded in this window:
- a CDS encoding HdeA/HdeB family chaperone, which gives rise to MRIWIASAAAIGLGLGSFVTAPPAQAAEKKVDEITCEEFLAMNPDDQNRIAYWVDGYAEARNEAAVGTVALDKFGQPIGELVDDCKATPKETLWQKLKKHL